AACATCTTTTGTTGCCATCTTTTAAAatcaacaacataaaatttgCCTGGCTTGTCTACAGTAGTCAGAGCAGACACATATGTTGCTCTACTAGATGAAGTCATTGTATTTTCTCCAGAAATAAATACATTGATATCTCCCATTCTGTTTGACAAAACAAAAATAGTACTAAACAACAGTATGACCAAATAAGAATTTTTGTTCAactcgatgaagtttttatattgtTTGAACCGAGAGAAACAAAAACTTAATTAACTTGATgaggattttatttttttgaaccaAGTTAATTACTGGAGTAGAAAATCTTTCAATTTTAGTCTCCAACCCTCAAACAGAATATAAGATGAAgcataaaatacaaataaaataggaaGATCAATTAGTATttcaaaatactaataataaagaTTCGAtatttatacaatttttttctaGTTTAATAATAAAGTTTTTATCGTTAAACAAATGAACCTTGATTACTGatgaattttttatattttttgaaccAATATCAGATTCAGATAGAGCAGAAAACCAGAAAGGTTTTAATCTCCAAAAACCTTAGatacatgaaaaaataattaaattccttaagcttGTTGATCTGTATCAATGTTGACAAACTAGTAGTAATAaagataagaagaaaaaaagtattcGAGTCCATAATATTTATTGTGTGTACTTAGagaatttaatcccctcactgtaTTTGAGGTTATGAATTATTTCCTTCCAAGATAAAACGGATAAACTATTACAGAaatagcggtacctcaaacttctgTAACTTCGTCGAATTCAAACTTTAGCAAAGAGATCACGCACTGATTCGATCaatttatttgtaagaaaagTTTGCAAGAGAAGGGAAAAATTCGATGTTGAAAAATGAGAGAGAGCCTTTATATTTATAGCCATCTACAGATGTAAAAATGTCTGTTCAGAAAGACTTGTCTTTTCAGAACAGTCATGGTGTCTTCTAGAAAGTGAAATGTCTGTTCGAAAGGAACAGGTCCTTTCTGAGCGAATTTCAAATGCGCGAATTAATTTAGTTAATTCGGTTGCgcgaatttaattaattcaaatgaATCCtcgaattaattaattaattaaaaaacacATTATTTTTCTAAGCCGAGCAAAGGACGACAACGATGGTGCTTGGGGCACCCTCTACTTAACCCTTTAAGAGCCAGAGAAAGTGTTTCCTTATGTAAGAATaacacttttctttttttctaccAATGATGGAATAAtaactttttcatttttttccctttatttgATTGCCCCTGATTTCTCAATTCTCATTTTTCTATTTTCCAGTCAACACCTTTGCTTAAACCTAACACTGTTGATGTACAAACTTTTGCTCTTGTAAACACTAGAAATATTAGAAAGTATGACTAGAAGGTAAGGTTGTGGGGTCCTCCATCCCAGAGAATTATACTTgtcaaaagttttgaaactaCAATTTCTGAAACCGAAGATGTTCACCAAAtgcttatttataaattagCAAGAGAGGAACTAAGTACGCCTCTGTTCTTTCTTCAATCATCGTATATAAAACTCATTTGACTAAAAGCAGAAGTGTAACCCCCATCAATAACTAGATTATGGCCTGTTACAAAACCAGATTCATCACTAGCTAGAAACAACACAGCTTGTGCCACATCTTCGAATTTTCCTCCTCTCCCACGTAGAAGACTCCCTCTTTCCGCCACAATCGAACTCACTTCATTAGGCCTCAGTTCCATATTACCAAGAAACTTCTGAAACTCACTCACAAGCATCTCAGAAGGGACACCATGAGGAGAAATACAATTAACTCGAATCCCGTGAACCCCTAACTCACAAGCTGTGCTCCTCGCAAGTCCTAAGATTGCCTCTTTAGACATTGTGTAGGAATGAGATGCAAGTCCTCCCATGATAGCAGCCGAACTTGATGAGCATATGATCGTGCCTCCATGCTTGCCTGCCCAATTAACTTAACcgttgttttaatttgtttgtctcaTTTTTGACTTAAGAAACagttttaaaaagttttaaaaaaataaaaactaaatctTGCAGcattaaactaaagatatgtaaaaCATGTTAAAAGTCcctaaaaaggaaagaaacattcttttttaaaacaaactaaaaaagaaattaagacaaataaattgaaatagaggAAATATTCCTTTGTGCATATGGAAGTACCTATATGGATTGAATTGAAATCTAGAGATTACAAATgattggattgagttgaatttgaaCAGGTCAAAATGAGATGAGTTAATAAGTGGATGGGTTATTGACCCGATCAAAAGTTACTTGGGCTGAAATAGGGTAGAATAAGGGTCATAATCTAGCCTGCccaaattttatataaatttttagtaccttataaaattattatgacTACATGTaccataacaaaataaaaagagtttttttataaaatattttgacgAGATTTCTAATTCATCAATTATAGCTAGATATCAAAGCAAACTTTAATGGGCTGAAATGAACTAAACTAATCAATGAGCAGATCAATAATAAGTCCAAACTTAAGCGGATTGAATGGTTTATGATTTTATAAGCTAATTTTTTCAGCTACTGAAATCTATCAAATCCATCATATTGAAGCCACTTACTTGCCTGCTATCATTGTCCGTGCAGCATGCTTGATGCCATGTACAACCCCATGAAGATTTATAGCAAGGAGTGTCATCATCTGATCCATTTTGATGTTTGTAATGCTCCCTCCAAAGCCTGCAATTCCAGCATTGTTGAACATGATGTCTAatctacctttccattctactGCAAGTTTCACAGCTGATTCCACATCTTCTTCTTTCGAAACATCGCACTGCACGTAACGACCTCCAATAGAATCAGCTAAACCTGTACCTAGTTCATTCAGTATATCCGCAATCACAACATGAGCTCCATTTTCAGCAAAAATTCTTGCTGTTGCTGCCCCTATTCCTCTCGCACCACCCGTTATAACtgctacttttcccttcaaccTGACACATTGTGAAGAGTTTAAAAAAACTTATTGCGCCAAAAAAAACAAACCAACGCTTAGAGTCTGGCGGTTTTCAATTAAAAAGTacgtaaaaaaataaatccaaCGGACAGGATCAATTTTTCCTTGATTTTTTGGTCAGTCGGATTTTACATCGTTTTTAGTAGTGATATAACTTAAATTCAATGAAAAGTTTGTATTTAATATCAAAAAGACTAACCTTTGGGGAGATAACATTTGTACTAAAGTGTCCTCTGTTTCAGTATTGTGAtccattttcatccaagtataATTTCAACAACAATTATTAGCACGACAAGTTAAAGATAACTATGgataaatagtaaatataatGAAAGTAAAATCCCAGTGAAATGAATGGGACCAAGTATATCTATTAGCAAAAAATAAATAGGTTTGTCACATAATTCTTGTTTACAACTACATCCTACCAGAAATATTGTTATACATACGTAACAAAAAATGCATTTCACGCCcggattattttttaaatctgaTAATAATCTTTCATCTATTTGTTCTTTCAAGTTtaacattttgatatttaaCACAATGATCAATATGAAAATCTGAATAGTGATATGTTCCATTTAACTTTAGAACTTACTAATAGAACTCTATTTCAAAATTGCGAAACAGATCATGACTTATGAATATGGAATAATAGAGAAATTGAAGCATTTCAACAACACTTGATAAGAAAGTGATCATACACGCAGGGTCGGCTTCAGGGTGAAGCGGTTTAGCTTGTGCTTTAAACCAATAATAGGCTAACAATTGTAAATTGTTTGaggaaaaaatgagttttgtgtTTGGTACCAGCGAAAATGTTttcctagaaaatattttcttcgaAAACAAGTCGGTTTCTAACTTAAATTATCTTGTTTGGTTGgtaagtgaaaaatatttatcaatgtTTGATTGGTgaatgaaaaacatttttcagaaaatattttgtatttttggcTAAAGAGTAGAAAATAcgttttagaaaaataattt
This region of Solanum dulcamara chromosome 9, daSolDulc1.2, whole genome shotgun sequence genomic DNA includes:
- the LOC129903886 gene encoding short-chain dehydrogenase reductase ATA1 isoform X1: MKMDHNTETEDTLVQMLSPQRLKGKVAVITGGARGIGAATARIFAENGAHVVIADILNELGTGLADSIGGRYVQCDVSKEEDVESAVKLAVEWKGRLDIMFNNAGIAGFGGSITNIKMDQMMTLLAINLHGVVHGIKHAARTMIAVNWAGKHGGTIICSSSSAAIMGGLASHSYTMSKEAILGLARSTACELGVHGIRVNCISPHGVPSEMLVSEFQKFLGNMELRPNEVSSIVAERGSLLRGRGGKFEDVAQAVLFLASDESGFVTGHNLVIDGGYTSAFSQMSFIYDD
- the LOC129903886 gene encoding short-chain dehydrogenase reductase ATA1 isoform X2, with product MKMDHNTETEDTLVQMLSPQRLKGKVAVITGGARGIGAATARIFAENGAHVVIADILNELGTGLADSIGGRYVQCDVSKEEDVESAVKLAVEWKGRLDIMFNNAGIAGFGGSITNIKMDQMMTLLAINLHGVVHGIKHAARTMIAGKHGGTIICSSSSAAIMGGLASHSYTMSKEAILGLARSTACELGVHGIRVNCISPHGVPSEMLVSEFQKFLGNMELRPNEVSSIVAERGSLLRGRGGKFEDVAQAVLFLASDESGFVTGHNLVIDGGYTSAFSQMSFIYDD